From Mycobacterium cookii:
TGTGCCACCACCGATCTCCAATATCGGCGGTGCTCCGATGATCGGGAAGACGGTGTCGTAGCCCTCGGTCCCGGCTGTGGTGATCGGGTCGAAGGTGGTGCTGCCGATGCTGAACGCATCGGCGCCGACGCTGGTGTCGGCCAGACCCGTGAAGGCGTCGCCCGGGTTCAGCGGTGCGGCGGCGTCGATGTTGCCGAACAGCGAGTCGAGGTTGACGTTGCCGAACGGCGTCACCAGCGTGTCGGTGACGGTGTCCTTCGCGCCGTCGACACCCGGGATCGCGGTGTAGACATTCTCGAAGCCGTGCCCGAGGTTGAACGCGTCGTAGACCGATCCCACCGTCGGCAGATCCGATGCACTGCCACCCTCGGCTGCTGTCGCACCCGTGACGACGAGCTGAGTGTTGGTGAAGCCCAACAGGTTCGTGACGTCTTCACCGGTCGTGATCGTTCCGAGCTCCGTGCTGCTCGAACCACCGCTCAAGACGTCGAAACTCTGGGTGGCGAAGTCATTGCCGGGGTTGTCGGGATTGCCGATTGACGAGCCGCCGATCTCCAGCAGCGGCGGAGAGGTGGCAAGCGGCGTAACTCCGTCGAAGCCTTCGCCACCCGCCGCCAACTGCGGGTCGAGCGTGAAGCCGCCGATGCTGAATGCGTCCGCAGCGCCGCTGATGTTGCCAACCTCGAGGCCAGTGAAGGCATCCCCGGGCTGCATCAGTGCTGCCGCGTCGATGTTGCCGAACAGCGAGTCCAGGTTGTAGCTGCCCAACGGCGTCACAAAGGTGTCCGTGACGGTGTCTTTGGCACCGTCGACTCCTGGGATCGCGGTGTACACGTTCTCGTATCCGTGGCCCAGGTTGAATACGTCGTACACCGAGCCGTCGGTAGGTAGCGCCGCGGTTGCGCCGTCAGCCGGGGTGCCACTGGCCACCGTGAACTCGGCGTTGGTCAGACCGAACAGACTCGTCACGGTCTCGTTGCCCTGAATGCTTCCGAGATCCGCTCTGCTGGTTGGATCGAACACTTCGAGGTTTTGCTGTGCGAGGGGCAAGATGCCGAGGACGGTCCCGCCGCCGAGCGTCAGCAACGGCGGGGCGGCGCTGAGCGGGCTGACCGGGTCCCAGCCCTCGACGCCAGGTGAGGTGAAGGGGTCGAACGTGTAGCTGCCGATCGTGAAAGCGTCCGCGCCGTCGGCGCCGACGTCAGCGGCGGCGACGGCCACCTGCAAGAATGCCGAGCTCAACAGCCCTCCAGTGGCTGCCACTCCGGCTAGGTACAAGCGACGATGCATCTGTACTGCTCCTTCTACGTGTGTTCATTACCCCCGAGTAACGTGACGCACATTACTCACGGGTAAGTCCTTTTTGAAAGGAAAATCTTTTGAAATTCTCAGGCTTTCAGGGGACTGCCAGGAACCTTGCAGCAAACTTTAAATCGGTTATCAATGGAAATTGGCGCCGTGTTCGCATCTCACGAATGGATTGAGACGGACCGTCTCGGCCTGCGCCAAGCCCCGGCCCGTCCGGTCGATCTGCACACGACCTCAGGGATGTCTCAGCCTCACGTCACAGGCTTATACTCCCGGGCGGCGGATAACCCGATTCTCTTCAATGGAGAAGGCGTTCTCAACGTCGAGGAGGCGAGCGAAGTTGCCAGGAGCGTGTGACGGCAAGGTTGCGTTGGTGACCGGCGCAAGCCGCGGATTGGGCAAGGCGATCGCCCGGCGACTGGCTGGCGAGGGCGCGACGGTCGGCCTGACTGCCCGCACCATGGAACCCGATCCCAAGTACCACGGATCGCTCCAGCAGACACTCGACGAGATCACCGCGGCCGGCGGCGCTGCGATCGCCATTCAGGCTGATCTATCGAAGCCCGAAGACCGGGAGCAACTCTTCGCGGAGTTGATCGAACGCGCGGGTGCGCCAGACATTCTGGTGAACAACGCCGCGGTGACGTTCCTGCGTCCGCTCGATGAGTTCCCGGACCGGCGGGCACGGCTGATGATCGAGATGCACGTGCTGGCGCCGATGCATCTGACGCAGTTGGCGATTCCGGCGATGCGCGAACGCGGCCGCGGCTGGGTCCTCAACGTGACCTCGGTCGGCGGCGATCTGCCCGACGGACCGCCGTTCTCCGAGTTCGACCGGACCGCCGGTTTCGGTGTCTACGGCACCGTCAAGGCAGCGCTGAACAGGCTCACGAAAAGCTTTGCGGCAGAACTCTATGACGACGGCATCGCGGTCAACGCCGCAGCCCCGTCCAACCCGGTGGCCACCGAGGGTGCCGGTGCCCTCGACCTGGCCAAGACCGACACCGAAGACATCGAGCTCATCACGCAGACCGCGCTGACCTTGGTCACCGCCGACCCGAAATCGATGACTGGGCGGATCGCCCACACCCAACCGTTTCTGCGCGAAATCGGATGGCTGCGCTGAACTTCGACTAAGTCTTTGCTGCGCTGTGCGTTTCGGCTTCGGCCAGGGTGAAGTAGTTCTCCTCTTCCTGTACAAAGTGCAAGCGCAGCAAGGCATACAGGCCGTACAGGCACGCGAGCAGGTCGCCCACCTGGTCTGCGTCGATCGCCCCGCGCTCTTTGGCAAGCGACACGTGCGCGCCGATCCGGCTGCTGAGACGGTGGATCTCCGCGTGGGTTCTGCTCATGGTCGCGGTGGCTTCCCGGCTGCCGAGCGGGAACGCCAACGCCGGGTACAGCTGCGTCTCCTCAGCCTGTTCATGCGGAAGAATCCGATGCGTGAGCAATGCGTGTACGCGTTCAACCGCTTGCAGGGCAACCAGATCGGACGCGGTGGCCAACCGGTCTGCCGCGGCGCGCAATGTACCGACGGCGTCGCGCATTTCATCGTGCTCGGCATCGAAGCGCCGCAACATCTGTTCGGTATGCGCGGGAAGATCGACCGTATCGCCCGGATTACCGCGAAGAGCACGCAAGGCGTTGAGGATCACCGCAACATCGATGCCCTCCTGCAGCAGAGCTCCCGGCGCGGGTGGCAGCCATCCGATCGAGGCCACGGTCATCGCCACCAGCGACAGACCCATTCCGACAGTCGCACTTTGCACGGCGATATGCCGCGACCAGCGTGCGATGTTCATCGCGTCGGCCAGTCGCTCCAGTTGACCGGTGGTCAAGACGATGTCGGCGGCTTCGGACGAAGCAGTGGCACCGCGCGCGCCCATGGCCACGCCGACATGGGCCGCGGCCAACGCCGGCGCGTCGTTCACACCATCGCCGACCATCACTGTGATCCCGCGCTCCTTCTCGGACCGCACCGCTGCGACCTTGTCGGCCGGGTCCTGTTCGGCGTACACCTCGTCGATCCCCAACACCGTCGCAACCTCTTTCGCGGGCTCGCTGCGATCGCCGGTGAGCATGACCAACCGGTCCAAGCCGGCGGCCCGTAGCCGGCGCAAGGTGCGCGACGCGTCGCGCCGCAGTGGGTCGCACAGCAGCACGGTACCGGCCGGATGCCCGTCGACGACTACCCATGCGATTGCGGCGTTGTCCAACCGTGCGCGGTTGACGGCGGCGCGAGCCCAACCGAGGTCGGCAGCGGCGTCCGCGAACTTGCCGACCCGGATGCTGTGATCGTCGACGGTGGCCGTGACGCCGCGCCCGGTCTCCTCGGTGACATCTGCAGGCAGCGACAGTTGCAGTCCGCGCGTGCGTGCCTCGGTGACGATCGCTTGGGCCAGCACGTGTGACGAGCTTTGGTCCGCCGAGGCAGCCAGGCGCAGAACCTCCGCGGCATCGCGGTCAGGTGCGGACGTCACGTCGATCACCACCGGGCACCCCACCGTCAGTGTCCCTGTCTTGTCCATCACCAGGGTCGTTGCGCGGCCGAGGGTTTCCAATGCGCCACCGCCGCGGATCAGCACATTGTGGCGGGACGCGCGCGACAACCCAGAGACTATCGCCACCGGGGCGGCGAGCAGCAGCGGGCACGGAGTCGCCACCACGAGCACCGCGACCGCGCGCACCGGTGACCCGCTCGCCAGCCACGCGGCACCGGCCACCAACAGCGTCACGGGCAAGAACCAGGCCGCGTACCGATCAGCCAGTCGCACCACCGGGGCGTTCTCTGCTCCGGCCTGCGCGGCCAGTCGCACGATCTGGGCGTAGGTGCTGGCGGCAGCGACTGCGGTAGCTCGCAGCTCGAATGCGTTACCCGCGTTGACGACTCCGCTGCGTACCGGCTCGCCGGCGGCGCGGTCGACTTGCAGCGGCTCCCCGGTCAGAACGGATTCGTCCAGCACCGCGGCCGTGCCGACAATGTGTCCGTCCACCGGAACCACCTCGCCGGGGCCGACGACCAAGAGGTCGTCGACGCAGACTTCGTCCAGCGGGATCAGACACAGCTCCGACCCGGTGCGACGGCGCGCGACCCGAGGCGCGTGCTCGAGCAGCGCACGCAGATCACGAGATGCACGGTGCTCGGCCGCCGCCTCGAGCGCCCGGCCACCGGCGAGCATCACGCCGATCAACGCACCGGCAAGATATTC
This genomic window contains:
- a CDS encoding SDR family NAD(P)-dependent oxidoreductase; this translates as MEKAFSTSRRRAKLPGACDGKVALVTGASRGLGKAIARRLAGEGATVGLTARTMEPDPKYHGSLQQTLDEITAAGGAAIAIQADLSKPEDREQLFAELIERAGAPDILVNNAAVTFLRPLDEFPDRRARLMIEMHVLAPMHLTQLAIPAMRERGRGWVLNVTSVGGDLPDGPPFSEFDRTAGFGVYGTVKAALNRLTKSFAAELYDDGIAVNAAAPSNPVATEGAGALDLAKTDTEDIELITQTALTLVTADPKSMTGRIAHTQPFLREIGWLR
- a CDS encoding heavy metal translocating P-type ATPase, with amino-acid sequence MLARISRLVDLALVTSTVGALAAGGIAWLAGSPAVADRCWIAGTAIAVPAALTWAALAMRAGRVGVDLIAVLSLIGTLLVHEYLAGALIGVMLAGGRALEAAAEHRASRDLRALLEHAPRVARRRTGSELCLIPLDEVCVDDLLVVGPGEVVPVDGHIVGTAAVLDESVLTGEPLQVDRAAGEPVRSGVVNAGNAFELRATAVAAASTYAQIVRLAAQAGAENAPVVRLADRYAAWFLPVTLLVAGAAWLASGSPVRAVAVLVVATPCPLLLAAPVAIVSGLSRASRHNVLIRGGGALETLGRATTLVMDKTGTLTVGCPVVIDVTSAPDRDAAEVLRLAASADQSSSHVLAQAIVTEARTRGLQLSLPADVTEETGRGVTATVDDHSIRVGKFADAAADLGWARAAVNRARLDNAAIAWVVVDGHPAGTVLLCDPLRRDASRTLRRLRAAGLDRLVMLTGDRSEPAKEVATVLGIDEVYAEQDPADKVAAVRSEKERGITVMVGDGVNDAPALAAAHVGVAMGARGATASSEAADIVLTTGQLERLADAMNIARWSRHIAVQSATVGMGLSLVAMTVASIGWLPPAPGALLQEGIDVAVILNALRALRGNPGDTVDLPAHTEQMLRRFDAEHDEMRDAVGTLRAAADRLATASDLVALQAVERVHALLTHRILPHEQAEETQLYPALAFPLGSREATATMSRTHAEIHRLSSRIGAHVSLAKERGAIDADQVGDLLACLYGLYALLRLHFVQEEENYFTLAEAETHSAAKT